The following coding sequences lie in one Primulina huaijiensis isolate GDHJ02 unplaced genomic scaffold, ASM1229523v2 scaffold43013, whole genome shotgun sequence genomic window:
- the LOC140969892 gene encoding probable pectinesterase/pectinesterase inhibitor 54 produces the protein MGASNCMFLFLFVALLPSLSAISWATTNSYTEEILTQCRYTRYPNLCVQTLTGLGSKNDQNVDFLYALVNKTISETRLPRSDYVELSSHFISLEAQQAQMAIDDCQELTEMAVRRLNQAKEAIRKSPENYKEDIQTWLSAAITFLQTCKDTVEDHALSNFALSEIYKEMDYLSELCSNPLALANRITRNPKDDLPTRSRRLLGDENFPSWVSKSDRRLLESPEIRADAVVAKDGSGDFDTISEAIQSANGGRYVIYVKSGEYNEKISTKKDGITLIGDGKFSTIIHASSSMGKGSSLLGSSTFLITGDGFIARDIGIHNTAGAFAEQAIALTIASDRSVLYRCSVVGNQDTLYALSLRQFYRECDIHGTVDFIFGNAAAVFQSCSLYLRRPRSYDVILANGRTDPGQNTGFSLQNCKIAGGSDFINSHKAYLGRPWKEYSRAVVMQSNIDGVIQSRGWIEWPGYGSSVYKTLYFAEYDNTGAGAETSGRVDWPGFCVIETPEASKFTVANLIDGNSWLPSTGVTFISGLR, from the exons ATGGGAGCCTCAAATTGCatgtttctttttctatttGTAGCTCTATTGCCAAGTTTAAGTGCGATATCTTGGGCAACAACTAATAGTTACACGGAGGAAATCTTAACTCAATGTAGGTACACAAGATATCCAAACTTGTGTGTACAAACCTTGACAGGATTAGGATCCAAGAATGATCAAAACGTTGATTTCTTGTATGCACTTGTTAACAAAACCATCTCCGAGACGAGGCTGCCTCGTTCCGATTACGTGGAACTTAGCTCGCATTTCATCTCCCTCGAAGCTCAACAAGCCCAGATGGCAATTG aTGATTGTCAAGAACTGACGGAAATGGCAGTAAGGCGACTTAACCAGGCGAAGGAGGCGATTCGTAAATCCCCGGAGAATTACAAAGAAGACATCCAAACATGGCTTAGTGCGGCTATAACATTCTTACAGACTTGCAAGGATACAGTTGAGGATCATGCGTTGTCAAATTTTGCCTTGTCGGAAATTTACAAGGAAATGGACTATCTTTCCGAATTGTGCAGCAACCCGTTGGCTCTGGCGAACAGAATAACTCGAAATCCGAAAGATGATCTTCCCACGAGATCAAGACGACTTCTCGGGGACGAAAATTTCCCGAGTTGGGTGTCGAAAAGTGACAGGAGACTGCTCGAAAGCCCGGAGATCAGAGCGGATGCTGTCGTTGCGAAAGATGGAAGCGGGGACTTCGACACGATCTCGGAGGCAATCCAGTCCGCAAACGGAGGCCGGTACGTGATATATGTGAAATCTGGTGAGTACAATGAGAAAATCAGCACGAAGAAAGATGGAATCACTTTGATCGGCGATGGAAAATTTTCTACGATCATACATGCAAGTAGCAGTATGGGCAAGGGATCTTCCCTCCTGGGATCTTCAACTTTTT TAATCACGGGCGACGGATTTATCGCAAGGGACATCGGAATTCACAACACGGCAGGCGCCTTCGCCGAGCAGGCAATAGCGCTTACCATAGCATCGGACCGCTCGGTACTATATAGATGCAGCGTCGTAGGCAATCAAGACACACTGTACGCGCTCTCTCTCCGCCAGTTCTATCGAGAATGCGACATACACGGCACTGTGGACTTCATCTTCGGCAATGCGGCCGCAGTGTTCCAGAGTTGCTCCTTATACCTCCGACGCCCGCGCAGTTACGACGTAATCCTGGCGAATGGGCGGACTGACCCAGGGCAGAACACGGGGTTTTCGCTCCAGAACTGCAAGATCGCCGGTGGATCGGATTTCATCAACTCGCACAAAGCATACTTGGGTCGCCCATGGAAAGAGTACTCCAGGGCGGTTGTGATGCAGTCGAATATCGATGGGGTTATCCAGTCCCGCGGCTGGATTGAGTGGCCGGGATATGGCAGTTCAGTTTACAAAACACTGTATTTTGCTGAGtatgacaacacgggagctggCGCCGAAACTTCCGGCAGGGTGGACTGGCCGGGTTTTTGTGTAATCGAGACGCCGGAGGCTTCGAAATTTACCGTGGCAAATTTAATTGATGGGAATTCGTGGCTACCTTCCACTGGTGTGACTTTCATTTCTGGGCTCCGATAA